Part of the Branchiostoma floridae strain S238N-H82 chromosome 11, Bfl_VNyyK, whole genome shotgun sequence genome, TATGCAGCGCAGGGGGCGACTGAGGCGGTTGACGTCTGTCagctgtagtctactacagtttCTGTTTACACCCGGTTCGAATTCTCATAGAACGTCCACtgaactgtagtactacagccTCGGAGGGTGTAGTAGACTACACTTTGGCCCGATTTACACTTGTTTCTTgaatctgtagtactacacatcgtagtctactactgtagtagactacagattCGCGTCCGGTTTACACTCACTGACAGAGAGCATAGCGGGACACCTGCTGTTCTTTGATTACGGAGAAACTGTAGTGACtgaatgtgacctttgacacttggCGGGCGCGGGAatcttatatttgtgaaaaaaagttttttttctaatacaaggcactctgaaaaataggccatgacaatagaaaatagtacattgaccgcagatgacccaaATAAAACACGCGTACGTTTCGAATTACACCAGATCGAACAGCATcaatttttgccttgccgccaggcaaggctttacgccagctttcttccatggaccACCGGACGGATCAAAATGACGGGAGAGGCGGAGGTCATTATGTTCATGTTGCAGTGTTACCCAGGGTTTTCAACCAGACACACCAAGAACGTATGCAGCGCAGGAGGCGACTGACGCGGTTGGCGTCAGTCagctgtagtctactacagtttCTGTTTACACCCTGTTCGAATTCTCATAGAACGTCCGCtgaactgtagtactacagccTCGGAGggtgtagtagactacagtagtagactacactTCATTTCTGTTTACACCCAGAAAAAATCTGTAggctactacagtagtagactacgatctgtagtactacagataaAACTACAAGTGTAAATCGTGCCTACACTAGTAGACTACACTTCATTTCTGTTTACAcccagaaaaaaatctgtagtagtacagtagtagactacggtgtgtagtactacagttaACTACAAGTGCAAATTGGCCtaagacaagtttgactgtatatcaatggctcGGTGGTCCTTACGTGTAAagatggtcactagtacagattTGGGTTTGCATTAATGGCCAAGTTCTCATTTTGTAAAGgtgatcacttgtacaggtttcactgtatattAATAGCAAGGTGTCCATTTTTTTAGAAGTtatcactagtacaggtttgactgcaacgttatatcaatagccaggttGCGCCTGTGTAATATGTATTGTAAATTGAAGTGGGTAAAGGTTTTCGATGTTATATCATTTATTATTCCTTCCTTTAAAATAAGTAGCTTTCGTTTATTCGTTTATTTaaaagatctccattagtgaatacattgtacaattcaGACAATGCATCACCAGTGTTCCTGGAGTCGCAAGACAAACACGTTACATAATACAACATTAACACAGTACATTGACACTATTTACACCTTAACTCACAACCTAACCTACAACCTAAATATACACTTATACCTAAGGAAATGCTACCACAAAACCTTATtctaaaataaaagtaaaagtaatgtAGTTGAGAGATCAAGTagctgagaggtcagaggtcagtatcAAATATTCTATACAttaatacgagcgatcgcgctgacgtcacggttacgtcacgtgacgtcatggtaggcaaaaagctgcTGGTCGGCGAGGAGGGCGGGCTGAACCCTCCTCGCCCACCAGTTGCGCGCGGGAAACGCAAACATGCCGACCAGTTGTTGTGCGCTGAATTGTACTAACCGGAAGGATAAAGGCagtagaaagaagttttttagAATCCCTGCGGAACCAGGACGAAGGGCTGCATGGCTTAGAGCCTTAaaaaggtcagattttgagCAGGGAAAGAAAAACCCGACCGCGGCGTGGACACCACGAGGCCACGAGAGAGTGTGCAGCGACCATTTCATCTCAGGTTTGTGatctatatgttttatattttgttgttgtcccccttgcataaatacatttttcgtgATGTAATAGTGTACTTTTCGTTACACATCTGCGGAAAGCTTAAGTAAGTTTTGTCGCTGATTCATGCCATATCAAGGATAGtgaatattaatgttacatgtatcaaagttttacagCGCGTCCACGTGGGAGGGGGGGGTCTGACTTATAAATAGTGGTAAAGTATCTGGGATGgacgtatacatatatagtataccAGAAGTATAACGTACATCACTTAACTGATTGACGaagacatctacaaatgttttaaaatgtctttaaaatcatctacatctacatgggaaTACCCCCAGATGGCCCCTACTGGAGCATATTGTGTGGGGAGGCCCCCAGCGGGTAGACCTCCACCTTGGTCCGGACCATTGTGGGATAGTGCAGGGGAAAGAAAGAACCAGACTGTCCAggagtttgatccactcacaccgggatgatcccctgctcttttcgataagtgtggtgggttctttcagtTTAACATGCCGAGGTGTGTagccgaagccaggtactcatttttcaccttagtgaagtgaggaaataggtgtaaagtatggtttaagtacctttcccaagggcactacAACAAAGTGACCTATCAGGGATTCCAACTCATACTTATCTTTGGATTATGAGTCCtacaccctaaccacaagaccaattGCCACctcattttaaaatcatgtttataaTACTGACAAGTTCTTTGCTTCTTGCATTGCAGGGAACCCTTCTAAAGACCCTGCAGATCCAGATTACGTCCCAAGCTTGTTTAACCTCCCAACCTCAGCAAGTTGCAATCGTTCAAGAAACCCAGTTGCCAAGAAAGATCGGTAGGTAACATTGgggttttcaatgtttctttattgaaatttgatttactGCTCATGCTGTTCATGCAGGCAGGCTGTTCATGCCTGTGTGAAACATTGCTATACTCTACCTCCTTGCCTGAGAAGATgaccatgaaagttttaccAAGGATTCAGTTAAATCTCACAAAGATCCTGTAAGTTACTCATGTTAGAGTTTACACCTAgtcaaatgttttatatttcataacattcacAGCAGTAATCACTAAATGCTATGCTAACAGAATGTATGTAGGAAACAAAGCATGCAACTTtgatttacaacttacaacatgCTTCATTGTTTGCAGGTATATGCGTGCAGCAAAAAGGCTGCGGGTGTCATCAGAGAATGAAGCCCCACCTACATCACTAAATGGTAAGGGCATTACAGAGGGAATAAGAAAAGTGTCTAATGGATACAATCAGTAATCCTAAACATATAAATTCTTGATCAACAGTTTAATCTATCATTCTTGCTCAACAAGTAAATCTATCACTTGTCACTTATTCAACATGAATCACATACCATACACACAAGACTACTTGCTACAAAGTTTATCCGCTTGGTTTTCGGAGTGGGGATATAGATGTGAATCAAGTAGAGAAGCATGCAACCTGCATgagtaaaatattgaaacaacaatacatacatatgaatcagagtttagaacattcagttcagttcagatataTGACACTCATAATCACATAGCACTTTCATTGAACTTCGGATTTGCTTTATTTCAGATGAAGAAATGATCGCTGACCCTCctcctgaaagtgtagagactctgagagacccccttcctgaaagtgtagagactctgagagaaCAGCTCACAGTTCTTCCATGGCATGAACACTGTCTCATCCCATCAGGAGATGCACCTATAtatacaacagtaatgttcaaaTTAGTGGCAAAGTTTCTGATATttcaaacatgaacataatgtacttacttttgatacttgccaAATGCTGCAAATGGCACATATTCACTTGGTACGAATACAGTGCAATTgttaaaacaagtacatgtatttcattgttacatcaacaaaatcataaGTCAATTAGACATTGTGTAGTTGGtactcaattacatgtactatacttcATAAGTTTGAAGTAAGAGCCAAAATTAGCTATACCTATGAAGGGAAAATCCTTGTAGAGAATGAGCCCCACTTCCTCCAATTTCACATCCTTGCAGATGCACAAGGTAGCTTCCAGGTACTGTTGCCTTGCCTTCTCCTCCTGTTTCATCCCCCATTGTATAGCTGGAACCTGAAAGTGAAATTCCCTATTTAGAATTTCTGACATAGAAAGCACAAATGAATTACATCTCTAATATGACACTATCTCGCATTGACTGAACATTTAGACTGTCACACTTTGCAGAAATATTTAGACTCCTGGTATTGTTTAAATCCAAATAAAGATCAGAGCTACACTTGCTCTGGGATTATTATGGTACATGTTCCAATATACAGGGTAATGTTGTCTCTTTGTGTGCCTTAATTACCTACGAAAAATGGCTTCCTGCAAGTGTACACTGTACTAGTTTTCAGTTAACTCACTTGGCTCAAATCCTTGCAGTCATATTGCATGACCTTCCGTACTGCAGTGGTGGGGTTTGATGCATGAAGGACATCATGCATGGATGTAGAAGTCACACGACCCTTGCGTTGCTGACGCCATAAAGCAGACTTGGACTGCCCCACTGTAGCTTTGTTGAGGTTTGTGATTTGCTCGGGGTTGCACCGAACATCCTCAAGGATGCTGTCtacactaacactagtaacagggaCTTTGGCTGGATGACAAGACCTGTATACCACAGGGGGAAGCGTCTCTGTGTTGACATCTGACTCATCTTCTGATGCTGTGTCTGTGTCCTCCTCCTCTTTAATGACAGCACTGGCAGTGGGACACAGCTTCCTCAGTTGTGAGAAAGCAGAAGCGACCTCTTCTTCACTGAGTGGTGGCACATCACACTGCGGCTTCCGGCGCGCCTTCTTGATCTGGACTCCATGTTTAGGGTGCGAAAAGTCCATGTCCTCAGCCCTTTGTGGATcaacctgaaagaaataatccacaaaatgaattatcaataatatatgtgaGAAAAAGCATTATACAGTGGCCATGTCAGATATTACACTTTACAAAGAGGAACATCTTAGCCTGCAGTCCAACCTTGTGCTTTAGTTCGCTCCCAAAGGTCGCTACCCCATGGCATTGACGGGGTAGGCACCGTTGGGAGT contains:
- the LOC118426680 gene encoding THAP domain-containing protein 11-like yields the protein MPTSCCALNCTNRKDKGSRKKFFRIPAEPGRRAAWLRALKRSDFEQGKKNPTAAWTPRGHERVCSDHFISGNPSKDPADPDYVPSLFNLPTSASCNRSRNPVAKKDRYMRAAKRLRVSSENEAPPTSLNDEEMIADPPPESVETLRDPLPESVETLREQLTVLPWHEHCLIPSGDAPIYTTVMFKLVAKFLIFQT
- the LOC118426679 gene encoding uncharacterized protein LOC118426679 codes for the protein MDFSHPKHGVQIKKARRKPQCDVPPLSEEEVASAFSQLRKLCPTASAVIKEEEDTDTASEDESDVNTETLPPVVYRSCHPAKVPVTSVSVDSILEDVRCNPEQITNLNKATVGQSKSALWRQQRKGRVTSTSMHDVLHASNPTTAVRKVMQYDCKDLSQVPAIQWGMKQEEKARQQYLEATLCICKDVKLEEVGLILYKDFPFIGIANFGSYFKLMKYSTCN